A window from Brucella sp. BE17 encodes these proteins:
- the hutH gene encoding histidine ammonia-lyase, with product MTVTLIPGKVTLAQLQTIYWNDEPAVLDKSADAAINNGAARIAEIARGNAPVYGINTGFGKLASIKIDAGDVATLQRNLILSHCCGVGAPLTESVVRLIMALKLISLGRGASGVRIELVRLIEGMLEKGVTPLIPEKGSVGASGDLAPLAHMAAVMMGEAEAFFGGERLSGAAALEKAGLKPVVLAAKEGLALINGTQTSTALALAGLFRAHRAAQAALLTGALSTDAAMGSSAPFHPDIHTLRGHKGQIDAGAALRDLLEGSAIRHSHIEGDERVQDPYCIRCQPQVDGACLDILRSVARTLEIEANAVTDNPLVLSDGQVVSGGNFHAEPVAFAADQIALAVCEIGAIAQRRIALLVDPSLSYGLPAFLSKKPGLNSGLMIAEVTSAALMSENKQMAHPASIDSTPTSANQEDHVSMACHGARRLLPMTENLFSILGIEALCAVQGVELRGPLKTSPELQKAISALRSVVPALEEDRYMAPDIEAASQLIANGDLIASVCTGILPELEA from the coding sequence ATGACCGTTACGCTCATTCCAGGTAAGGTAACGCTCGCGCAGCTCCAGACTATCTACTGGAACGATGAGCCCGCTGTCCTCGACAAAAGTGCGGATGCTGCCATCAACAACGGTGCGGCCCGCATCGCAGAAATCGCGCGCGGCAATGCTCCCGTTTATGGAATCAACACAGGCTTTGGCAAACTTGCATCCATCAAGATTGATGCAGGAGATGTCGCTACACTTCAGCGCAATCTGATCCTGTCGCATTGCTGTGGTGTAGGCGCGCCGCTCACCGAGAGTGTCGTGCGGCTCATCATGGCGCTCAAGCTTATTTCGCTAGGGCGGGGTGCGTCGGGCGTTCGTATTGAACTCGTCCGTCTCATCGAGGGAATGCTTGAAAAGGGTGTAACCCCGCTGATCCCTGAAAAGGGCTCGGTGGGCGCCTCTGGCGATCTGGCTCCGTTGGCCCATATGGCTGCTGTGATGATGGGGGAAGCAGAAGCCTTTTTTGGCGGTGAACGTCTTTCCGGCGCTGCTGCCCTTGAAAAGGCGGGCCTGAAGCCGGTTGTGCTTGCCGCCAAGGAAGGACTGGCACTCATCAACGGCACACAGACCTCGACGGCTTTGGCACTGGCTGGCCTATTCCGGGCTCATCGCGCTGCGCAAGCGGCGCTTCTCACCGGCGCTCTTTCCACCGATGCTGCGATGGGCTCGTCTGCACCATTTCACCCGGACATTCACACCCTTCGCGGCCACAAAGGCCAGATCGATGCGGGCGCGGCATTGCGTGATCTTCTTGAAGGGTCGGCCATACGCCACAGCCATATCGAGGGCGATGAGCGGGTCCAGGATCCTTACTGCATTCGTTGCCAACCTCAGGTCGATGGGGCGTGCCTCGATATTCTGCGTTCGGTCGCCCGCACGCTAGAGATCGAGGCCAATGCAGTCACGGACAATCCACTCGTTTTGTCTGATGGCCAAGTGGTATCCGGCGGCAATTTTCATGCCGAGCCGGTAGCGTTCGCCGCCGATCAGATCGCGCTTGCCGTCTGCGAAATCGGCGCTATCGCCCAGCGTCGCATTGCGCTGCTGGTCGATCCCTCCCTGTCCTATGGGCTGCCCGCCTTCCTGTCTAAGAAGCCGGGGCTTAATTCCGGCCTGATGATCGCCGAGGTGACATCAGCAGCACTGATGTCGGAAAACAAGCAGATGGCACATCCAGCTTCCATCGACTCTACACCGACCTCTGCCAATCAGGAGGATCATGTGTCTATGGCATGCCACGGTGCGCGCCGTTTGTTGCCGATGACCGAGAACCTTTTCTCAATCCTTGGCATTGAGGCTCTTTGTGCCGTTCAGGGCGTCGAGTTGCGCGGCCCGCTCAAGACAAGCCCGGAGCTTCAAAAGGCGATTTCCGCATTGCGCTCAGTCGTTCCTGCGCTGGA